In Zingiber officinale cultivar Zhangliang chromosome 3B, Zo_v1.1, whole genome shotgun sequence, a single window of DNA contains:
- the LOC122054954 gene encoding uncharacterized protein LOC122054954, with the protein MAEIPFAGLIDLRLSPAYFKLSPPVPPPPLPLRHSLSGPPIHLPTQRSRIAPHSLSRPSLELLSTSECSDGSVVFKFGDASEVKLEEVAVSESSVLGRDQEILEKTEAKDSKQNDFRQMKQETTKRSGFEAQESDSVGEVRDEGLELLESIAKTEVGICLEEKGVVGEGTVSVLEIDMQKMDEDSEASRTASESFVSSGEDVESLIKGQEENVGRTTEEELIHDFGKDDSSMKVKVLEAIDLKILAQQENRLVELADSNSDLSVLSSEDPISLVDGNKIELNFVGENSQLFCSVPNELEEDPIVVIAPEEQLEQSEDF; encoded by the exons ATGGCTGAGATCCCCTTTGCTGGACTTATTGATCTCCGCCTCTCTCCTGCGTATTTCAAGCTCTCGCCGCCCGTTCCGCCGCCACCGCTCCCACTGCGCCACTCGCTCTCCGGCCCGCCTATCCATCTGCCGACTCAAAGGTCGAGGATCGCCCCTCATTCACTGTCGAGGCCTTCGCTGGAGCTGTTGTCTACTTCCG AGTGTTCGGACGGCAGCGTCGTTTTCAAGTTCGGTGATGCTAGCGAGGTGAAGTTGGAGGAGGTCGCTGTTTCTGAGAGCTCTGTGCTCGGGAGGGATCAGGAAATTTTAGAGAAAACGGAAGCAAAAGATTCCAAGCAGAATGATTTCCGTCAGATGAAGCAGGAAACAACAAAAAGGTCTGGTTTCGAGGCGCAGGAATCGGATTCGGTGGGTGAAGTAAGAGACGAAGGGTTGGAGTTGCTTGAGTCGATCGCTAAAACCGAAGTCGGGATCTGTCTGGAGGAGAAAGGAGTGGTCGGAGAAGGAACGGTTTCTGTTTTGGAGATTGATATGCAAAAAATGGACGAAGACAGTGAAGCATCTAGGACAGCTTCAGAAAGTTTTGTCTCCTCAGGAGAAGATGTTGAATCTTTGATCAAAGGTCAGGAAGAAAATGTTGGTAGAACTACCGAGGAGGAGTTGATCCATGACTTTGGAAAAGACGATTCTTCCATGAAAGTAAAGGTACTAGAAGCTATTGACTTGAAAATTCTTGCTCAGCAAGAAAACCGACTGGTTGAGTTGGCAGATAGCAATTCTGATTTGTCTGTTCTGTCATCGGAAGATCCCATCTCTCTAGTTGATGGCAACAAAATAGAGCTGAACTTTGTTGGTGAAAATTCACAGTTATTCTGTTCTGTTCCGAATGAATTGGAGGAAGACCCTATAGTTGTAATTGCTCCAGAAGAACAGTTGGAACAAAGTGAAGATTTTTGA